One genomic window of Nakamurella panacisegetis includes the following:
- a CDS encoding LacI family DNA-binding transcriptional regulator yields MTGDRPSVERRATIADVAAVAGVSPALVSIVIRGVPGASAATRQRVLAVAEGLGYRPDQRARMLRRQRSRLLGVSFEVQQAFHGDLVEGIYTAAQEAGYEVVLSAVAPSRSEERAAQTLLDDRCEAMILLGPRVPVATLGRWASRMPLVVVGRSVRHPGVDTVRSADDKGMSLAVGHLVAAGHSRIAHVDGASAPGSAERRRSFAGAMGRHALADQARVVPGGPTEEYGAAATRTLLAQGIAPTAVVAYNDRCALGVLDTLHRNGRQVPQDVSVIGWDDSRLAALSYVDLTTVGQNPGRLARLAVARIAGRLDGTRIGPREQVIPPELVLRSSTGPPPRT; encoded by the coding sequence GTGACCGGGGACCGCCCGAGTGTCGAGCGTCGAGCGACGATCGCCGATGTCGCCGCGGTGGCCGGTGTCTCGCCGGCGTTGGTCTCGATCGTCATCCGCGGCGTGCCCGGTGCCTCGGCGGCCACCCGGCAGCGTGTGCTGGCCGTGGCCGAGGGCCTTGGCTATCGACCGGACCAGCGGGCGCGGATGCTCCGGCGCCAGCGCTCCAGACTGCTGGGCGTCTCCTTCGAGGTGCAGCAAGCGTTCCACGGTGACCTGGTCGAAGGGATCTACACCGCCGCACAGGAGGCCGGCTACGAGGTGGTCCTGAGTGCGGTGGCGCCCAGTCGCAGCGAGGAGCGGGCCGCCCAGACCCTGCTCGACGACCGGTGCGAGGCGATGATCCTGCTCGGCCCGCGGGTACCCGTCGCCACGCTCGGCCGCTGGGCGTCCCGGATGCCGCTGGTCGTCGTGGGCCGCAGCGTTCGTCATCCGGGGGTCGACACCGTCCGGTCGGCCGACGACAAGGGAATGTCGCTGGCCGTCGGACATCTCGTCGCGGCCGGCCATTCCCGGATCGCGCATGTCGACGGCGCCTCGGCGCCGGGTTCGGCCGAGCGACGCCGGAGTTTCGCCGGCGCCATGGGCCGTCACGCCCTCGCCGATCAGGCCCGGGTGGTGCCGGGCGGTCCGACCGAGGAGTACGGCGCGGCCGCCACCAGAACCCTGCTGGCCCAGGGCATTGCGCCGACCGCGGTGGTGGCCTACAACGACCGCTGCGCCCTTGGCGTCCTGGACACGCTGCACCGCAACGGGCGGCAGGTCCCGCAGGACGTCTCGGTGATCGGCTGGGACGACAGTCGGCTGGCCGCTCTGTCCTACGTCGACCTGACGACGGTCGGCCAGAATCCGGGCCGGCTGGCCCGATTGGCGGTCGCTCGCATCGCCGGCCGGCTCGACGGCACCCGCATCGGCCCCCGGGAGCAGGTCATCCCGCCTGAACTGGTACTTCGCAGCAGCACCGGGCCACCTCCCCGGACCTGA
- a CDS encoding DsbA family oxidoreductase, whose product MKIDIWSDVVCPWCYLGKRRFESALRQFAHRDDVSVTWHSFQLDPTAASASPGSDHDHIQAIADKLGLSREKSARMHDDLTATAAAEGLDYHFEKMKAANTFDAHRLLHLALARGRQDVLKERLMKATFTDGLPVGDHGTLADLAVEAGLDRAEVEAALAGDRYADDVRADIAQARAYGISGVPFFVIDAKYGVSGAQPAPALLDVLNQAWSDAHPLTMTAGNAGSCEGDTCSV is encoded by the coding sequence ATGAAGATCGATATCTGGTCGGACGTCGTCTGCCCCTGGTGTTACCTCGGCAAGCGCCGCTTCGAGTCCGCTCTCCGGCAGTTCGCCCACCGCGACGACGTCTCGGTGACGTGGCATTCGTTCCAACTCGATCCCACGGCCGCCAGCGCGTCGCCCGGGTCGGACCACGACCACATCCAGGCCATTGCCGACAAACTCGGCCTCAGCCGCGAGAAGTCGGCCCGGATGCACGACGACCTGACGGCGACGGCGGCTGCCGAAGGTCTGGACTATCACTTCGAGAAGATGAAGGCCGCCAACACTTTCGACGCCCATCGGCTGTTGCACCTGGCCCTGGCCCGGGGTCGGCAGGACGTGCTGAAGGAGCGACTGATGAAGGCCACCTTCACCGACGGCCTGCCGGTCGGGGACCACGGCACCCTCGCCGATCTGGCCGTCGAGGCGGGGCTGGACCGCGCCGAGGTGGAGGCCGCCCTGGCCGGCGACCGCTACGCCGACGACGTGCGGGCCGACATCGCCCAGGCGCGGGCCTACGGGATCAGCGGAGTCCCGTTCTTCGTCATCGACGCCAAGTACGGTGTGTCCGGGGCCCAGCCGGCGCCGGCCCTGCTGGACGTGCTCAACCAGGCCTGGTCCGATGCCCACCCGTTGACGATGACGGCCGGGAACGCCGGGTCGTGCGAGGGCGATACCTGCTCGGTGTGA
- a CDS encoding polysaccharide deacetylase family protein translates to MHSGISRRALIGVGLAFTAAVAAACTSAIRSGPPAPSPDVAATGPGSASAALSVPRVNSSPARPRATTTPGTTTASTPGRSTASRPSSRPAAPPTRTSRTAPTSTRPPGGPAEQISHGPTDRGQVALTFHGAGDTGLARQILQIARQKKALITVMAVGTWLAENPEIGPAIVAGGHEMGNHTWSHQDINSLSATDVTAEIVRCRDLLRSQIGSAGRYFRQSQSPTANALVRREAGAAGYATCLSYDLDSMDWTDPGASAIRANVREARAGSIVSMHLGHQGTVDALPGILDDLRSRHLTAVTVSTLLRG, encoded by the coding sequence ATGCACAGTGGAATATCGCGACGGGCCCTGATCGGGGTGGGCCTGGCGTTCACCGCGGCGGTCGCGGCCGCGTGCACCTCGGCCATCCGGTCCGGTCCCCCGGCCCCCTCGCCGGACGTCGCCGCGACCGGCCCCGGGTCGGCCTCCGCGGCGTTATCGGTCCCCCGGGTGAACTCATCGCCCGCCCGGCCACGGGCGACCACGACCCCCGGCACCACGACCGCGTCGACTCCCGGCCGCTCGACCGCGTCCCGGCCGTCGTCCCGCCCGGCAGCCCCTCCCACCCGGACCAGCCGGACCGCCCCGACGTCGACCCGGCCCCCCGGCGGACCGGCGGAACAGATCTCCCACGGTCCGACCGACCGGGGTCAGGTCGCCCTGACCTTTCACGGCGCCGGCGACACCGGCCTGGCCCGCCAGATCCTGCAGATCGCCCGGCAGAAGAAGGCCCTGATCACGGTCATGGCCGTCGGGACGTGGCTGGCCGAGAACCCGGAGATCGGGCCGGCGATCGTGGCCGGCGGTCACGAGATGGGCAATCACACCTGGTCGCACCAGGACATCAACTCGCTGTCGGCCACCGATGTGACGGCCGAGATCGTCCGCTGCCGGGATCTGCTGCGTTCGCAGATCGGGTCGGCCGGCCGCTACTTCCGGCAGTCCCAGTCGCCCACCGCGAATGCACTGGTGCGCAGGGAGGCCGGGGCAGCGGGTTACGCCACGTGCCTGTCGTACGACCTGGACTCCATGGACTGGACCGATCCTGGGGCCTCGGCGATCCGGGCCAACGTCCGCGAGGCTCGCGCCGGTTCGATCGTGAGCATGCACCTGGGACACCAGGGCACCGTCGACGCACTGCCCGGCATCCTGGACGATCTGCGATCCCGGCACCTGACGGCCGTCACGGTGAGCACTCTGCTCCGCGGCTGA
- a CDS encoding TenA family protein, whose translation MDRFTDTAWADTATIRRAIDEHPFLLGLRDGTLAEATFLGYLAQDAHYLLGYARALAMCAAQASHPDDLSFWARSAHDAIEVERTLHAGRVLDLDAAPPSPAGTAYVTFLLGAAARGSYPVLAAALLPCFWIYQDTGQRLMDGLDLSGHPYADWIQTYGDPDFAAATARAKDIVDRCASNSSASVVADMHAAFATAARYEWMFWDAAWRGETWPAFGDAKGRATSTATTNEAIEADSHG comes from the coding sequence ATGGACCGCTTCACCGACACCGCCTGGGCCGACACCGCGACGATCCGGCGGGCCATCGACGAGCATCCGTTCCTGCTGGGTCTGCGGGACGGAACCCTGGCCGAGGCAACGTTCCTCGGCTACCTGGCACAGGACGCGCACTACCTTCTGGGGTACGCCCGCGCCCTGGCCATGTGCGCGGCACAAGCCTCGCACCCCGACGATCTGTCGTTCTGGGCCCGCTCCGCCCACGACGCCATCGAGGTGGAACGCACGCTGCACGCCGGCCGGGTGCTCGACCTCGACGCGGCGCCGCCGTCACCGGCCGGGACGGCCTACGTCACCTTCCTGCTCGGCGCGGCGGCGCGCGGGAGCTACCCGGTACTGGCCGCCGCGCTGTTGCCGTGCTTCTGGATCTACCAGGACACGGGTCAGCGGCTGATGGACGGTCTGGACCTGTCCGGACATCCGTACGCAGACTGGATCCAGACGTACGGCGATCCGGATTTCGCAGCCGCGACCGCACGGGCCAAGGACATCGTCGACCGGTGCGCGTCCAATTCGTCGGCCTCGGTGGTGGCGGACATGCACGCCGCGTTCGCCACCGCCGCCCGTTACGAGTGGATGTTCTGGGACGCCGCCTGGCGCGGCGAGACCTGGCCCGCCTTCGGCGATGCGAAGGGCAGGGCCACCAGCACGGCGACCACGAACGAGGCGATCGAGGCCGACAGCCACGGGTGA
- a CDS encoding ArsR/SmtB family transcription factor gives MTVPATTDAVAAVGGPHPENPSPAQVDAAVVSFAMLADPTRVRMLWAMSSREMDVASLAAAAGCRPTVASQHLSKLRLAGLVEGTREGRRIVYRLRGGHVRNLLREAMFQADHQITGEPVHD, from the coding sequence ATGACCGTCCCCGCGACCACGGATGCCGTTGCCGCGGTCGGCGGTCCCCACCCGGAGAATCCGTCACCGGCCCAGGTGGACGCAGCCGTGGTTTCGTTCGCGATGCTGGCCGATCCGACCCGGGTGCGCATGTTGTGGGCCATGTCCTCCCGCGAGATGGACGTGGCCAGCCTGGCCGCCGCAGCCGGCTGCCGGCCGACCGTGGCCAGCCAGCATCTGTCGAAGCTCCGGTTGGCCGGTCTGGTCGAAGGCACCCGCGAGGGGCGCCGGATCGTCTATCGGCTGCGCGGCGGGCACGTCCGCAATCTGTTGCGGGAAGCGATGTTCCAGGCCGACCACCAGATCACCGGCGAGCCCGTCCACGACTGA
- a CDS encoding cation diffusion facilitator family transporter → MSHLVVREHSDLDLPAAAEHEHDHDHDEHGHSHANHDEHEHGHSHEHGHSHDVSSPWSSIRHWLSELVGGHSHDTVDAIDDALEADSAGRRALVISLIGLGLTAAIQGVVVLLSGSIALLGDTLHNVADALTAVPLLIAFTLVRRPPNKRHTYGYGRAEDIGGLFVIAMMLLSSVLAGYEAIARLIHPQPVSHLWAVAGAGLIGFLGNEIVARYRIRVGRQIGSAALVADGLHARTDGFTSLAVLLGAGGVALGWRWADPVVGLLIMVAILGVLRSAIRQVGARLMDAVDPGVVDLAAAAIGTVDGVRQIRELRLRWIGHTLRAEAEITVDPALTVQEAHQIADHAEAHLLAGVRRLAAATIQVSPARVEADPQPHG, encoded by the coding sequence ATGAGTCACCTTGTTGTCCGCGAGCATTCCGACCTCGACCTACCCGCGGCAGCCGAGCACGAGCACGACCACGACCACGATGAGCACGGGCACAGCCACGCCAATCACGACGAGCACGAACACGGCCACTCGCACGAGCACGGCCACTCACACGACGTGAGTTCCCCGTGGTCATCGATCAGGCATTGGCTGTCGGAACTGGTCGGCGGGCATTCCCACGACACGGTCGACGCCATCGACGACGCGCTGGAGGCCGACAGTGCGGGCCGACGGGCCCTTGTGATCAGCCTCATCGGGCTGGGTCTCACGGCCGCCATCCAGGGCGTGGTGGTGCTGCTGTCCGGCTCCATCGCCCTGTTGGGCGACACGCTGCACAACGTCGCCGACGCACTGACCGCAGTGCCCCTGCTGATCGCGTTCACGTTGGTCCGTCGACCGCCGAACAAGCGCCACACCTACGGTTACGGCCGCGCCGAGGACATCGGCGGGCTGTTCGTCATCGCCATGATGCTGCTGTCCAGCGTTCTGGCCGGATACGAGGCCATCGCCCGGCTCATCCATCCGCAGCCGGTGTCGCACCTCTGGGCGGTGGCCGGGGCCGGACTGATCGGCTTCCTGGGCAACGAGATCGTGGCCCGCTACCGGATCCGGGTCGGGCGCCAGATCGGATCGGCCGCACTGGTCGCCGACGGCCTGCACGCCCGCACCGACGGATTCACCAGTCTGGCCGTCCTGCTCGGCGCCGGCGGCGTCGCCCTCGGCTGGCGTTGGGCCGACCCGGTGGTCGGACTGCTGATCATGGTCGCCATCCTCGGAGTGCTCCGGTCGGCGATCCGTCAGGTCGGGGCCCGTCTCATGGACGCGGTCGATCCCGGTGTGGTGGACCTGGCCGCCGCGGCGATCGGCACGGTCGACGGGGTGCGACAGATCCGCGAGCTCAGGTTGCGCTGGATCGGGCACACCCTGCGGGCCGAGGCCGAGATCACCGTCGATCCGGCGCTCACCGTGCAGGAGGCGCACCAGATCGCCGATCACGCCGAGGCCCACCTGCTGGCCGGGGTGCGTCGCCTGGCCGCCGCCACCATCCAGGTCAGCCCGGCCCGGGTCGAGGCCGATCCGCAGCCGCACGGGTGA
- a CDS encoding dienelactone hydrolase family protein, translating to MAEVLLFHHAQGLTPGVVALADVLRAAGNTVHTPDLYDGHTFDVLDDGLAYAGGVGFEELMKLGVRAAAELPEALVYIGFSLGVMPAQNLAQTRPGARGAVFMGSCLPAGEFGGWPPEVPVRIHGMAADPIFTGEGDLEAARELVSSAPDAELFLYPGDRHLFVGRSLPDYDPDATELLLDRTVRFLREV from the coding sequence ATGGCCGAAGTGCTGCTGTTCCATCACGCCCAGGGGCTGACTCCCGGCGTGGTGGCCCTTGCGGACGTGCTCCGCGCCGCCGGGAACACCGTCCACACCCCCGATCTGTACGACGGGCACACCTTCGATGTGCTCGACGACGGGCTGGCCTACGCCGGTGGCGTCGGGTTCGAGGAGTTGATGAAGCTCGGGGTGCGGGCCGCCGCCGAGCTGCCGGAAGCCCTGGTGTACATCGGGTTCTCCTTGGGCGTGATGCCCGCGCAGAACCTGGCCCAGACCCGGCCCGGTGCCCGGGGGGCGGTCTTCATGGGCTCCTGTCTGCCGGCGGGTGAATTCGGGGGCTGGCCGCCGGAGGTGCCGGTGCGGATCCACGGCATGGCGGCCGACCCCATCTTCACCGGCGAGGGCGATCTGGAGGCGGCCCGCGAGCTCGTCAGCTCGGCGCCGGATGCTGAATTGTTCCTCTACCCGGGTGATCGCCACCTGTTCGTCGGCCGATCACTGCCCGACTACGACCCCGACGCCACTGAACTGCTGCTCGACCGCACGGTGCGGTTCCTGCGCGAGGTGTGA
- a CDS encoding YVTN family beta-propeller repeat protein: protein MQIRTTERRNRTGAQRLAWLVAAGLLMASCTSAGAKAQESAVHPVTTPESTTATALGTRAAAPGSGPSTPSTPASSVPGRTPPSSPGRIPLSSPHPTTKAGAAGGLPGMPPVADPHNVYADAAAGRLSAAVAGDPPYAYVPHNRSGDVWVIDQRTHAVIRKCHVGIEIQHVVPSYDLTKLYATDDVGNHIRVIDPRTGECGREIPVKDPYNMYFTPDGRYAISVAEEYRQLIWYDPVTWKVHDTTSIPGCAGIDHADFSPDGRTAVFTCEFAGRVAVVDIVTHRVERLIDMPVRNTMMGPQDIKLAPDGSAYYIADSDSNGVWVLDGAARKVLRHIATGRGAHGLYLSRDASELYVTNRLAGTISVLNSRTGALLTTWVIPGGGSPDMGNVSADGSQLWVSGRYNSVVYVFDTRNGHLLARIPVGDEPHGLALMPIPGRYSLGHTGITR from the coding sequence ATGCAGATCCGGACCACGGAGCGACGAAACCGAACCGGTGCGCAACGGCTGGCCTGGCTGGTGGCCGCCGGGCTGCTCATGGCCTCGTGCACCAGCGCCGGGGCCAAGGCCCAGGAATCCGCGGTACACCCGGTGACGACACCCGAGAGCACCACCGCGACCGCGCTGGGTACCCGGGCGGCGGCACCGGGCAGCGGTCCATCCACACCCAGTACTCCGGCCTCGTCGGTTCCGGGCCGGACTCCGCCGTCCAGCCCGGGTCGGATCCCGCTGTCGTCGCCGCACCCCACCACGAAGGCCGGCGCGGCCGGAGGTCTACCCGGCATGCCGCCGGTCGCCGATCCGCACAACGTGTACGCCGACGCGGCCGCCGGGCGGCTCAGCGCCGCGGTGGCCGGGGATCCGCCGTACGCCTACGTTCCGCACAACCGATCGGGCGACGTCTGGGTGATCGACCAGCGCACCCACGCGGTGATCCGGAAGTGTCACGTCGGCATCGAGATTCAGCACGTCGTCCCCTCCTACGATCTGACGAAGCTGTACGCGACCGACGACGTCGGCAATCACATCAGGGTCATCGACCCGCGGACCGGCGAGTGCGGGCGGGAGATACCGGTCAAGGACCCGTACAACATGTACTTCACGCCGGACGGCCGATATGCCATCTCCGTTGCCGAGGAGTATCGCCAACTCATCTGGTACGACCCGGTGACCTGGAAGGTGCACGACACCACCTCGATTCCGGGGTGCGCCGGGATCGACCACGCCGACTTCAGTCCCGACGGTCGCACGGCCGTGTTCACCTGCGAGTTCGCCGGGCGGGTGGCGGTGGTCGACATCGTCACCCACCGGGTGGAGCGGTTGATCGACATGCCGGTCCGCAACACCATGATGGGGCCGCAGGACATCAAGCTGGCTCCTGACGGGAGTGCCTACTACATCGCCGATTCCGACTCCAACGGCGTCTGGGTGCTCGACGGCGCGGCGCGAAAGGTGCTGCGGCACATCGCGACCGGTCGGGGAGCGCACGGCCTGTATCTGAGCCGGGATGCATCCGAGCTGTACGTGACCAACCGGCTGGCGGGCACGATCAGCGTCCTGAACTCGCGGACCGGCGCTCTGCTGACCACCTGGGTCATCCCGGGCGGCGGCAGCCCGGACATGGGCAACGTCAGCGCAGACGGAAGTCAGCTGTGGGTCTCGGGTCGGTATAACAGCGTGGTCTACGTGTTCGACACGCGCAACGGTCACCTGCTGGCCCGGATACCGGTCGGGGACGAGCCGCACGGGCTGGCCCTGATGCCCATACCCGGGCGATACAGCCTGGGGCACACCGGCATCACCCGCTGA
- a CDS encoding TIM barrel protein, with protein sequence MGFDLAVSAEMVFLDLPFAERVAKIHELGFAAEIWDWTSKDIDALVATGARFTSMTGHIAGNLTDPAGIAELLRTAALSLHAAERLNCPNLNLTGTALDRNGLPVVPVSEVTGAMWLAAGRTLGRLAELGERAGRTFLLENLNTAVDHPGTPFARAADTLALVAAVDNPHLKMNLDLYHAQIGEGNLIELVERALPHIGEIQVADVPGRRQPGTGEINYPAIARALRRLGYDGVVAFEGWAAGDPLLALEHFRAAFTL encoded by the coding sequence ATGGGTTTCGATCTCGCGGTCAGCGCCGAAATGGTGTTTCTCGACCTTCCGTTCGCCGAGCGGGTGGCCAAGATCCACGAACTGGGCTTTGCGGCGGAGATCTGGGACTGGACGTCGAAGGACATCGATGCCCTGGTCGCGACCGGTGCCCGGTTCACCTCGATGACCGGCCACATCGCCGGCAACCTCACCGATCCGGCCGGGATTGCGGAGTTGCTGCGGACGGCGGCGCTGTCACTCCACGCCGCCGAGCGGCTCAACTGCCCGAACCTGAACCTGACCGGCACCGCACTGGACCGGAACGGGCTTCCGGTGGTGCCGGTCTCGGAGGTCACCGGGGCGATGTGGTTGGCCGCGGGCCGCACGCTGGGGCGCCTGGCCGAGCTCGGCGAGCGGGCCGGTCGGACGTTCCTGTTGGAGAACCTGAACACCGCGGTCGACCATCCGGGGACGCCGTTCGCGCGGGCGGCCGACACGCTGGCGCTGGTCGCGGCGGTCGACAATCCGCACCTGAAGATGAATCTCGACCTCTACCACGCCCAGATCGGCGAGGGCAATCTGATCGAACTCGTCGAGCGGGCGCTGCCGCACATCGGGGAGATCCAGGTGGCCGACGTCCCCGGTCGCCGCCAGCCCGGCACGGGCGAGATCAACTACCCGGCCATCGCCCGTGCCCTGCGACGTCTGGGCTACGACGGCGTGGTCGCCTTCGAGGGCTGGGCCGCCGGCGATCCGCTGCTGGCCCTGGAGCACTTCCGGGCCGCCTTCACGCTGTAG